From the genome of Nodosilinea sp. FACHB-141, one region includes:
- a CDS encoding ATP-binding protein, with the protein MFNPFVPQSLICRESELERVCALLRQDSDFVVTGVPGIGRRTLIRSAACQEGSRCLEIDLLRCRNAGQFLRFLADGIVDAFSEPSEIAQIQQWSLNQPLSVDQTLETEARLVWPKTLGKEWPLFEDLLSLPQYLAEWLNCQVVIIFHNFPHIRSWDRQGKWESHLRQEIERQNRVSYALIATVAEPWMTASQLPVIALTPLSDRELQPWVIGTMATAGLKFDPESQALELFLSYVQGHMKDAITLAQRLWLGCNAIASPAPELIQAHLVHSTMLGLAQDMAVVFEALLLLLPSTQARVLESLALDPTDSPQSNAYIKKHQLSRGGGLQGALTSLEQKGLIYGPQFGYRIALPLLDFWLKQRLR; encoded by the coding sequence ATGTTCAATCCGTTTGTGCCGCAGTCGCTGATTTGCCGAGAGAGTGAATTAGAACGCGTCTGCGCCCTGCTCCGTCAAGACAGCGATTTTGTAGTAACCGGAGTGCCAGGCATTGGCCGCCGCACCCTAATTCGCAGCGCCGCCTGCCAGGAGGGCTCGCGCTGTCTGGAAATCGACCTGCTACGCTGCCGCAACGCGGGTCAATTTCTGCGGTTTTTGGCCGATGGCATTGTGGACGCCTTCTCAGAACCGAGTGAAATTGCCCAAATTCAGCAGTGGAGCTTGAATCAGCCTCTCAGCGTTGATCAAACATTGGAGACCGAAGCGCGGCTGGTGTGGCCCAAAACCCTGGGCAAAGAGTGGCCCTTGTTTGAGGACTTACTATCGCTGCCCCAATACCTAGCAGAATGGCTCAACTGCCAGGTGGTGATTATCTTTCACAACTTTCCCCACATTCGCTCATGGGATCGTCAGGGCAAGTGGGAAAGTCACCTGCGCCAGGAGATCGAGCGGCAGAATCGGGTCAGCTACGCTTTAATCGCCACCGTGGCCGAACCCTGGATGACCGCCAGCCAGCTGCCGGTGATTGCGCTTACCCCCCTGAGCGATCGCGAACTGCAACCCTGGGTAATTGGCACCATGGCCACAGCGGGCCTCAAGTTTGACCCCGAAAGCCAGGCCCTGGAGCTGTTTCTTAGCTACGTGCAGGGCCACATGAAGGATGCCATTACCCTAGCCCAGCGCCTGTGGTTGGGCTGCAATGCGATCGCCTCACCGGCCCCAGAGCTAATTCAGGCGCACCTGGTGCATAGCACCATGCTAGGTCTAGCCCAAGATATGGCGGTTGTCTTTGAAGCCCTGCTGCTGCTGTTGCCCTCTACCCAGGCCCGCGTGCTTGAAAGCCTGGCCCTCGACCCCACCGACAGCCCTCAGTCCAATGCCTACATCAAGAAACACCAGCTTTCGCGGGGCGGAGGCTTGCAGGGGGCGCTCACCAGCCTGGAGCAAAAGGGCTTAATCTACGGCCCCCAGTTCGGCTACCGGATTGCGCTGCCGCTGCTCGATTTTTGGCTCAAACAGCGGCTGCGGTAG